A portion of the Kribbella jejuensis genome contains these proteins:
- a CDS encoding Gfo/Idh/MocA family protein: MSEELAGLTVGLIGAGNISHVHAASWKAVGARVLVYSLEGAEALAEEYGLEVVPSLDAILAPEQGVEFVDIVTPSATHKEITLAAIGAGKNVICEKPLTLTAADSHEVIDAATAAGVRLYPAHVVRYFPAYKAAYDAIQAGRIGEVAVARFYRQASSPAGAGWYRDVARSGGVIMDLMVHDLDQARWLCGEVTTVYAAQNPPTVDGISPVNVAAHVTLTHESGAISHCRATWGATGTTFQTGFKIAGSSGVLKFASDADTGYKEELQDSGGGDLLIPSSLGESPYLTQLRELAIGLRGGPEPRVVATDGAAAVYLAEAARASMESGQPIDMKTFVSTGAVA; encoded by the coding sequence ATGTCGGAAGAGTTGGCCGGTCTGACCGTAGGTCTGATCGGCGCGGGCAACATCTCGCACGTCCACGCCGCGTCCTGGAAGGCCGTCGGCGCTCGCGTCCTGGTCTACTCACTGGAAGGCGCGGAGGCACTGGCGGAGGAGTACGGCCTGGAGGTCGTCCCGTCGCTGGACGCGATCCTGGCTCCGGAGCAGGGGGTCGAGTTCGTCGACATCGTCACGCCGTCGGCGACCCACAAGGAGATCACGCTGGCCGCGATCGGGGCCGGCAAGAACGTGATCTGCGAGAAGCCGCTGACGCTGACCGCGGCCGATTCGCACGAGGTGATCGACGCGGCGACGGCGGCCGGCGTCCGGTTGTACCCGGCGCATGTCGTCCGGTACTTCCCGGCGTACAAGGCGGCGTACGACGCAATCCAGGCCGGGCGGATCGGTGAGGTCGCGGTCGCGCGGTTCTACCGGCAGGCGTCCTCGCCGGCCGGCGCGGGCTGGTACCGCGACGTGGCCCGCTCGGGCGGCGTGATCATGGACCTGATGGTGCACGACCTCGACCAGGCACGCTGGCTGTGCGGCGAGGTCACCACGGTGTACGCGGCGCAGAACCCGCCGACCGTGGACGGCATCAGCCCCGTGAACGTCGCGGCGCACGTGACGCTGACGCACGAGAGCGGCGCGATCAGCCACTGCCGGGCGACCTGGGGTGCGACCGGTACGACGTTCCAGACCGGGTTCAAGATCGCCGGGTCGAGCGGCGTGCTGAAGTTCGCCTCCGATGCGGACACCGGGTACAAGGAAGAGCTGCAGGACAGCGGGGGCGGTGACCTGCTGATCCCGTCGTCGTTGGGGGAGAGCCCCTATCTCACGCAGTTGCGGGAGCTGGCGATCGGGCTGCGTGGTGGGCCCGAGCCGCGGGTGGTCGCGACCGACGGTGCGGCCGCGGTGTATCTGGCCGAGGCGGCGCGCGCGTCGATGGAGTCGGGTCAGCCGATCGACATGAAGACCTTCGTCTCGACGGGAGCAGTGGCATGA
- the glgX gene encoding glycogen debranching protein GlgX gives MSGETAPRPGAVVQTGGTTFTLWAPAAERVELALIADDGSQRNLDLTHAGEFWTGFVPGVGAGQRYGYRVHGPFDPSHGLRFNPSKLLLDPYARAVDGDLDYDSPLIYDSSDGDSAGHVPVGVVVADTDPPPPISKPVHWGETVIYELHTKGFTKLHPDVPEHQRGTYAGLAHPSVINYLTDLGITSVELLPIHHFLTEPPIAARGLPNYWGYNTLGFFAPHAPYSSSGSRGEQVTEFKAMVAAFHAAGIEVILDVVYNHTAEGGFDGPTLSFRGIDNRAYYRLSQGAAMYDVTGTGNSVDTSHPQVRRLVMDSLRYWVEEMGVDGFRFDLAVTLVRNERHEVDIPDHPFLAEVAADPVLGRVKLIAEPWDVGPFGYQVGNFGTPWSEWNGKFRDSVRDVWRNTSDGVKDLAYRLSGSSDLYGDDGRYPYASINFVTAHDGFTLRDLVSYDHKHNEANHEDNRDGTDDNRSWNCGVEGETDDPGVIALRKRQMANLMSTLILSTGVPMITAGDECGRTQHGNNNAYCQDSEISWFDWALPATWSDHLELTKKLLALRAAHPALRQWHYFSGQPVVPGGRKDLSWIAPHGGEMTDADWFNGNLRTIGMFLRGDALRATDAHGNALTDSSFLLALNATAETRNVVVPDASWAPAYELVLDTSNSMVTEVEAGATVPLAPRCLVLLRAL, from the coding sequence CTGTCCGGTGAGACTGCCCCGCGTCCGGGGGCAGTGGTCCAGACCGGCGGGACGACGTTCACGCTGTGGGCGCCGGCCGCGGAGCGGGTCGAGCTCGCGCTGATCGCGGACGACGGGAGTCAGCGGAATCTCGACCTGACGCACGCCGGCGAGTTCTGGACCGGCTTCGTCCCGGGCGTCGGCGCCGGCCAGCGGTACGGGTACCGCGTGCACGGGCCGTTCGACCCCTCGCACGGGCTGCGGTTCAACCCGTCGAAACTGCTGCTCGACCCGTACGCGCGGGCCGTCGACGGTGACCTCGACTACGACAGCCCGCTGATCTACGACTCGTCCGACGGCGACTCGGCCGGGCACGTACCGGTCGGTGTCGTGGTCGCGGACACCGATCCCCCGCCGCCGATCAGCAAGCCGGTGCACTGGGGCGAGACGGTCATCTACGAGCTGCACACGAAGGGCTTCACGAAGCTGCATCCCGACGTACCCGAGCACCAGCGTGGGACGTACGCCGGTCTCGCCCACCCGTCGGTGATCAACTATCTGACCGACCTCGGCATCACGTCGGTGGAACTGCTACCGATCCATCACTTCCTCACCGAGCCGCCGATCGCGGCCCGCGGCCTGCCGAACTACTGGGGTTACAACACGCTCGGCTTCTTCGCGCCGCACGCGCCGTACAGCTCGTCGGGGTCGCGCGGTGAGCAGGTCACCGAGTTCAAGGCGATGGTCGCCGCGTTCCATGCCGCGGGCATCGAAGTGATCCTCGACGTGGTCTACAACCACACCGCCGAGGGCGGGTTCGACGGGCCGACGCTGAGCTTCCGCGGGATCGACAACCGCGCGTACTACCGGCTCTCCCAGGGCGCCGCGATGTACGACGTGACCGGTACGGGCAACTCCGTCGACACCTCGCACCCGCAGGTACGCCGGCTGGTGATGGACTCGCTGCGCTACTGGGTCGAGGAGATGGGCGTCGACGGGTTCCGGTTCGACCTGGCTGTCACGCTGGTGCGCAACGAGCGGCACGAGGTCGACATCCCGGACCACCCGTTCCTCGCCGAGGTGGCGGCGGACCCGGTGCTCGGCCGGGTGAAGCTGATCGCCGAGCCGTGGGACGTCGGCCCGTTCGGCTACCAGGTCGGCAACTTCGGTACGCCGTGGTCGGAGTGGAACGGCAAGTTCCGCGACAGTGTTCGCGACGTCTGGCGGAACACCTCCGACGGTGTGAAGGACCTCGCGTACCGGCTCTCCGGATCGAGCGACCTCTACGGCGACGACGGCCGGTACCCGTACGCGTCGATCAACTTCGTCACCGCACACGACGGGTTCACGTTGCGGGACCTGGTCAGCTACGACCACAAGCACAACGAGGCCAACCACGAGGACAACCGGGACGGTACCGACGACAACCGCTCGTGGAACTGCGGTGTCGAGGGCGAGACCGACGATCCGGGCGTGATCGCCTTGCGCAAACGGCAGATGGCGAACCTGATGTCGACGTTGATCCTGTCGACCGGCGTACCGATGATCACCGCCGGCGACGAGTGCGGGCGGACGCAGCACGGCAACAACAACGCGTACTGCCAGGACAGTGAGATCTCCTGGTTCGACTGGGCTCTGCCTGCCACCTGGTCCGACCACCTGGAGCTGACGAAGAAGCTGCTCGCGCTGCGGGCCGCACACCCCGCTCTGCGCCAGTGGCACTACTTCTCCGGGCAGCCTGTCGTTCCTGGCGGACGCAAGGACTTGTCATGGATCGCCCCGCACGGTGGCGAGATGACCGACGCGGACTGGTTCAACGGGAACCTCCGGACGATCGGCATGTTCCTGCGCGGCGACGCCCTGCGGGCCACCGACGCTCACGGCAACGCACTGACCGACAGCTCGTTCCTGCTCGCGCTCAACGCGACAGCCGAGACGCGGAACGTCGTCGTACCGGACGCGTCCTGGGCACCGGCGTACGAACTGGTCCTGGACACCAGCAACAGCATGGTGACCGAGGTCGAGGCCGGCGCGACGGTCCCGCTGGCACCACGCTGCCTGGTGCTGCTGCGCGCACTCTGA
- a CDS encoding SGNH/GDSL hydrolase family protein, giving the protein MTPIGALHRAIMRWGEAERTSSRLALQRWVDGVAYVDVQARTYADYWTQQNAAALSGSGPLWVVLGDSTAQGLGASSPLHGYVGQVLNALRRQGTPWRVLNLSRSGAQTRHVLEDQLPLLDGLTPALVTCGIGNNDILATPPRRFRDRLRQVIDSLPTSSVVMDLTVPDRLWRIGGAVSPYVSGINQLISTTATSRGLPVAQVSRYARPPWRGMLAPDAFHPNNLGYRRHADALLAALPTGVLQPQ; this is encoded by the coding sequence ATGACACCGATCGGAGCGCTGCATCGCGCGATCATGCGCTGGGGCGAGGCCGAGCGGACCAGCTCGCGGCTCGCCCTGCAGCGGTGGGTGGACGGCGTGGCCTACGTCGACGTACAGGCGCGGACGTACGCGGACTACTGGACCCAGCAGAACGCGGCTGCACTCTCGGGCAGCGGGCCGTTGTGGGTTGTGCTGGGTGACTCGACTGCACAAGGCCTGGGTGCTTCCTCTCCACTGCATGGGTACGTCGGACAGGTGCTGAATGCCCTACGCCGTCAGGGAACGCCGTGGCGCGTGCTGAACCTCTCGCGGTCCGGTGCGCAAACCAGGCACGTGCTGGAAGACCAGCTGCCGTTGCTGGACGGTCTGACGCCGGCACTCGTCACCTGTGGCATCGGCAACAACGACATCCTCGCAACGCCTCCCCGACGATTCCGGGACCGCCTACGTCAGGTCATAGACAGCCTCCCCACGTCGTCAGTGGTCATGGACCTGACCGTGCCCGACCGGCTCTGGCGGATCGGTGGCGCAGTGAGCCCGTACGTCTCCGGTATCAACCAACTGATCTCCACCACAGCCACGTCGCGCGGCCTGCCGGTCGCACAGGTCTCGCGGTACGCACGGCCACCGTGGCGCGGCATGCTCGCTCCCGACGCGTTCCACCCCAACAACCTCGGCTACCGCCGCCACGCCGACGCCCTCCTCGCCGCCCTGCCGACCGGCGTACTCCAGCCTCAATAA
- a CDS encoding MarR family winged helix-turn-helix transcriptional regulator, whose product MGNDELLLVLLQRATHVTLHVLGRELADLGLTPSEVNVLANLADREPRTVSELGAAAGVRPTTLTGVLDRLADKGLLARAPRPGDRRAIEIALTPDGAKSAKRVAKAFKAVESEAVADLPASAVEQARQVLTALAAS is encoded by the coding sequence GTGGGAAATGATGAGTTGTTGTTGGTGTTGTTGCAGCGGGCGACGCACGTGACGTTGCACGTGTTGGGCCGGGAACTCGCCGACCTGGGGTTGACGCCGTCCGAGGTGAACGTGCTTGCGAACCTGGCGGACCGGGAGCCGCGGACCGTGTCCGAGCTCGGTGCCGCCGCGGGCGTGCGGCCTACGACGCTGACCGGCGTGCTCGATCGGCTTGCGGACAAGGGTCTGCTGGCCCGGGCACCACGACCAGGCGATCGGCGGGCGATCGAGATCGCGTTGACTCCCGACGGCGCCAAGAGCGCGAAGCGGGTTGCAAAGGCGTTCAAGGCCGTGGAGAGCGAGGCGGTCGCCGACCTGCCCGCATCGGCAGTCGAACAGGCCAGACAAGTACTCACAGCGCTGGCGGCGTCATGA
- a CDS encoding MerR family transcriptional regulator produces the protein MLTISEFGRRAGLSLKALRLYDVSGLLAPAQVDPANGYRWYDEEQLERARRISVLRQLDMPLTTISEVLGGTDEEGLIRLDRWWAAEEATTAARRATWQYLRDRLSRSGTPGLAPRPVRTRDVPATKIASIRADTDQQLLVGVIVTCTDEIMTYLRAAGATATVGSWVIYHGAVTPEAEATVEVCVPFDGLVDPSGRIGIRVEPAHREAYCTITMDECAYPRIMLAYDLVFDHVRASGVPEAGPPREVYRPNCQLLPRDEPAVDIAQPILR, from the coding sequence GTGTTGACGATCAGTGAGTTCGGGCGTCGGGCCGGCCTTTCGTTGAAGGCGTTGCGGCTGTACGACGTGTCCGGGCTGCTGGCTCCGGCGCAGGTGGACCCTGCCAACGGGTACCGGTGGTACGACGAGGAGCAACTGGAACGGGCGCGGCGGATCAGCGTACTGCGGCAGCTGGACATGCCGCTGACGACGATCTCCGAAGTACTCGGCGGGACCGACGAGGAGGGGTTGATCCGGCTCGACCGCTGGTGGGCCGCCGAGGAGGCGACCACCGCGGCGCGGCGGGCGACCTGGCAGTACCTCCGCGATCGGCTGTCCCGGTCGGGTACACCCGGCCTCGCGCCACGTCCGGTGCGGACCCGCGACGTACCGGCGACCAAGATCGCATCGATCCGGGCGGACACCGATCAGCAGTTGCTGGTCGGGGTGATCGTGACGTGCACCGACGAGATCATGACGTACCTGCGCGCCGCCGGTGCGACCGCGACCGTCGGGTCGTGGGTGATCTACCACGGCGCGGTCACGCCCGAGGCCGAGGCGACCGTCGAGGTGTGCGTCCCGTTCGACGGGCTCGTCGATCCGTCCGGGCGGATCGGCATCCGGGTCGAACCGGCACACCGCGAGGCGTACTGCACGATCACGATGGACGAATGCGCCTATCCGCGGATCATGCTCGCCTACGACCTCGTCTTCGATCACGTGCGCGCGTCCGGCGTACCCGAAGCCGGCCCGCCGCGCGAGGTGTACCGCCCGAACTGCCAGCTGCTCCCCCGCGACGAACCGGCCGTCGACATCGCACAGCCCATACTCCGCTGA
- a CDS encoding transglutaminase-like domain-containing protein, giving the protein MDYAIQTPWSDPGPYAELFHALPDGINGIPGIAAVVRNLLIHYRGGGIEFTGERLAEIDNRWVAAILATDQKRNGTALAVPREPFDRVVGCCRDYTLLFVSALRHKGIPARSRVGFADYFAEGFNHDHVVAEYWNGERWVMIDAQMEPGSAPFDVADMPAGPLRSAAEVWLGYRSGELDGDRYGANPEPLGDLKLYGGWFIRNYVHYQLAHLNGDELLLWDNWGAMSDTLDGADLDLTDRIAQLMVASDNGDETATKEVDELYRTDPALTFTGRSFVTSPAGGAFAWQDLNR; this is encoded by the coding sequence ATGGACTACGCGATCCAGACCCCGTGGAGCGACCCCGGTCCGTACGCCGAGCTGTTCCACGCGCTCCCCGACGGCATCAACGGCATACCCGGCATCGCCGCGGTGGTACGCAACCTGCTGATCCACTACCGCGGCGGCGGCATCGAGTTCACCGGCGAACGCCTCGCCGAGATCGACAACCGGTGGGTGGCGGCGATCCTCGCGACCGACCAGAAGCGCAACGGTACGGCGCTCGCCGTCCCGCGGGAGCCGTTCGACCGGGTGGTCGGCTGCTGCCGGGACTACACGTTGCTGTTCGTCTCGGCCCTGCGCCACAAGGGCATCCCGGCACGTAGCCGAGTCGGGTTCGCGGACTACTTCGCCGAGGGTTTCAACCACGATCACGTCGTCGCGGAGTACTGGAACGGCGAGCGGTGGGTGATGATCGACGCGCAGATGGAGCCCGGCTCGGCACCCTTCGACGTCGCGGACATGCCGGCCGGGCCGCTCCGGTCCGCGGCCGAGGTGTGGCTCGGGTACCGCTCAGGTGAACTCGACGGCGATCGGTACGGCGCGAACCCGGAGCCACTCGGCGACCTGAAGCTGTACGGCGGCTGGTTCATCCGGAACTACGTGCACTACCAGCTCGCCCACCTGAACGGCGACGAGCTGCTGCTGTGGGACAACTGGGGCGCGATGTCGGACACACTCGACGGCGCCGACCTGGACCTGACCGACCGGATCGCCCAGCTGATGGTTGCCTCCGACAACGGAGACGAGACGGCAACCAAGGAGGTCGACGAGCTGTACCGGACGGACCCGGCGCTGACGTTCACCGGCCGGTCCTTCGTCACTTCTCCCGCAGGCGGCGCCTTCGCCTGGCAGGACCTCAACCGCTGA
- a CDS encoding TetR/AcrR family transcriptional regulator: MPRTAARGGPQTRARISQIATQLFLQRGFDEVTVAEVARAAGVSSVTVFKHFPRKEDLLLDRYDDAVELLRTAAHGDVLVSLRRMTLDLVEERHALSGLKDGSVPFFATVAASPALIARAREIADDLRRTLAEELNDDLLAAFFIAGYTAVLTETARRQLAGAAPADLVDDHRARVERLFERLGHGFSG; encoded by the coding sequence ATGCCTAGAACCGCGGCCCGCGGCGGCCCGCAGACGCGCGCAAGGATCTCGCAGATCGCGACCCAGCTGTTCCTGCAGCGCGGCTTCGACGAGGTGACGGTGGCCGAGGTCGCGCGCGCGGCGGGTGTGTCGAGTGTGACCGTGTTCAAGCACTTTCCGCGCAAGGAAGACCTGCTCCTCGATCGCTACGACGACGCGGTGGAGCTGCTGCGTACGGCGGCACACGGCGACGTACTGGTGTCCCTGCGGCGGATGACGCTCGACCTCGTCGAGGAACGGCATGCGCTGTCCGGGCTGAAAGACGGATCGGTACCGTTCTTCGCCACGGTCGCCGCGTCCCCGGCGCTGATCGCCCGCGCCCGCGAGATCGCCGACGACCTACGCCGGACCCTCGCGGAGGAACTGAACGACGACCTGCTCGCCGCGTTCTTCATCGCCGGCTACACCGCGGTGCTCACCGAGACAGCACGACGCCAGCTGGCCGGAGCTGCACCAGCTGACCTCGTCGACGATCACCGTGCCCGGGTCGAGCGTCTCTTCGAGAGGCTCGGCCACGGGTTCAGCGGTTGA
- a CDS encoding MFS transporter — MSSAPATVIAGAPRSLREAWVALAGLSAVFLFEMLDNSILNVALPTIGRELRASTTQLQWVAGAYAVVFGGLMLAFGAVADRFGRRRVMLAGLVLLAAASLATAFVRSVEQLIAVRVAMGVAAAMTTPGSMALTFRLFEDDGLRVRATTLISTVGLIGLAIGPTAGGFVLAVAPWQVLLLVNVPIAVLAIIGIRRGIVADQAADLHRDPMDVVGAILGTTTIVLALVAPTLIVNEGAGSWIPWAFTGAAVLGAVAFVVRERATQYPLLDLRLVAHPLVSSGLAFKAAAGLATAGLGYLVTLQLQLDWRWTPVLASLGLLPEVVVLVAGGALIRPFVERVGLERAAWTSAVSVVLGLAVYGVLGRLGYLWVAVALVLVAAGMRVVGVVAGVNVLRGLPKNRTTIGAALTDTATEVTSGAGLAITGTVLASIFTGPITSPHWTAHQTAQFHTATTTAALTLTGLAAALVAYGIIRARRA; from the coding sequence ATGTCATCAGCTCCGGCAACTGTCATAGCAGGCGCCCCGCGCTCGCTGCGGGAGGCGTGGGTCGCGTTGGCCGGCCTCTCGGCGGTGTTTCTGTTCGAGATGCTCGACAATTCGATCCTCAACGTCGCGCTGCCCACCATCGGCCGCGAACTGCGCGCGTCGACGACGCAACTACAGTGGGTCGCCGGCGCGTACGCAGTGGTGTTCGGCGGGCTGATGCTCGCGTTCGGGGCGGTCGCGGACCGGTTCGGGCGGCGCCGGGTGATGCTCGCCGGGCTGGTACTGCTCGCAGCGGCGAGTCTGGCAACGGCGTTCGTGCGCTCGGTCGAGCAGCTGATCGCCGTACGTGTCGCGATGGGCGTCGCGGCCGCGATGACGACACCGGGGTCGATGGCGCTGACCTTCCGGTTGTTCGAGGACGACGGGCTGCGGGTACGCGCGACGACGCTGATCTCGACGGTCGGATTGATCGGGTTGGCGATCGGGCCGACAGCGGGTGGTTTCGTACTCGCGGTCGCGCCGTGGCAGGTGCTGTTGCTGGTGAACGTACCGATCGCGGTGCTGGCGATCATCGGTATCCGCCGCGGCATCGTTGCCGATCAGGCCGCCGACCTGCACCGCGATCCGATGGATGTGGTTGGCGCGATCCTCGGTACGACGACGATCGTGCTGGCGTTGGTCGCACCGACACTGATCGTCAACGAGGGCGCGGGGTCGTGGATCCCGTGGGCGTTCACGGGCGCGGCCGTCCTCGGAGCCGTCGCGTTCGTCGTCCGCGAGCGCGCTACGCAGTACCCGCTCCTCGATCTCAGGCTCGTGGCGCATCCACTGGTGTCCAGTGGCCTGGCGTTCAAGGCGGCCGCCGGGCTGGCGACCGCCGGGCTCGGGTACCTCGTGACGCTCCAGCTCCAGCTCGACTGGCGCTGGACTCCAGTCCTCGCCTCGCTCGGCCTACTCCCCGAGGTGGTCGTACTCGTCGCCGGAGGCGCACTGATCCGCCCGTTCGTCGAACGCGTCGGTCTCGAGCGCGCCGCGTGGACCAGCGCCGTGTCCGTCGTCCTCGGTCTGGCCGTGTACGGCGTGCTCGGTCGCCTCGGCTACCTCTGGGTCGCCGTCGCCCTGGTCCTGGTGGCCGCGGGCATGCGCGTCGTCGGAGTGGTTGCCGGAGTCAACGTACTGCGTGGTCTACCGAAGAACCGCACCACCATCGGCGCCGCTCTCACCGACACCGCCACAGAGGTAACGTCCGGCGCCGGCCTTGCCATCACCGGCACCGTCCTCGCGTCGATCTTCACCGGGCCAATCACCAGCCCGCACTGGACCGCCCACCAGACCGCCCAGTTCCACACCGCGACCACCACAGCCGCCCTGACGCTGACCGGCCTGGCCGCCGCACTGGTTGCCTACGGCATCATCCGCGCGAGGCGAGCCTGA
- the glgP gene encoding alpha-glucan family phosphorylase yields MRAIRRFSVRPVLPEPLTGLGTLVNNLRWAWHPETQDVFEAVDPQLWRSTGGDPVKLLGEIPAARLDELANDHAFLRRLELAVADLDSYVTDDRWFQTAGGSPLDAVAYFSPEFGITHVLPQYSGGLGILAGDHLKAASDLGVPLIGVGLLYRHGYFAQSLNAEGWQQERYPLVDPDGLPISLLRDGETPATVTLTLPGNRELHAQIWVAQVGRVPLLMLDSDIEENEPSEREVTDRLYGGSTEHRLLQELLLGVGGVRAVRTYCRITGHAAPEVFHTNEGHAGFLGVERIRELSVEKGLDFDTALEVNRGGTVFTTHTPVPAGIDRFPVELIQQHFSPDVFGPGVPVERILELGAEDFEGGDPALFNMAIMGLRLAQRANGVSKLHGVVSRGMFAGLWPSFDPIDVPITSITNGVHAPTWVAREIHDLTYANYTTEGDEVFEGLDKTTDAQIWETKRLLRQRFIDDTRARVRQSWLNRGASEAELGWVDSILDPGILTMGFARRVPSYKRLTLMLRDPARLKALLLHPQRPVQIVIAGKAHPHDEGGKKLIQEMVRFADDPEVRHRIVFVPDYDIALAQPMYPGCDVWLNNPLRPYEACGTSGMKAALNGALNLSIRDGWWDEWYDDEFGWAIPSAEGIEDTERRDDLEAHALYDIIEKQVAPRFYDGEVPGRWIEMLRHTIKELGPKVLATRMVRDYVEQLYVPAAQSSRALNSTYDGARELAAWKQKVRAAWPEIRVDHVELQGLGDVPQLGTTVGIRAFAALGGLEPSDICVEVLHGRVDANDEITDPVRATLSLAETYEGNRHRYEGELKLDRTGPFGYTVRVVPNHKGLASAAELGLAAGPSDPDDPTTPDLPAGSEFWSNTI; encoded by the coding sequence GTGCGAGCGATACGACGATTCTCCGTCCGCCCTGTCCTGCCCGAGCCGCTGACCGGTCTGGGCACCCTGGTGAACAACCTCCGCTGGGCCTGGCACCCGGAGACGCAGGACGTCTTCGAGGCCGTCGACCCGCAGCTGTGGCGGAGCACCGGCGGTGACCCGGTCAAGCTGCTCGGTGAGATCCCGGCGGCCCGGCTCGACGAGCTGGCGAACGACCATGCTTTCCTGCGCCGCCTCGAACTGGCGGTAGCCGACCTGGACAGCTACGTGACCGACGACCGGTGGTTCCAGACCGCGGGCGGTTCACCGCTCGACGCGGTCGCGTACTTCTCGCCGGAGTTCGGCATCACCCACGTCCTGCCGCAGTACTCCGGCGGTCTCGGCATCCTCGCCGGTGACCACCTGAAGGCGGCCAGCGACCTCGGCGTCCCGCTGATCGGCGTCGGCCTGCTGTACCGGCACGGCTACTTCGCGCAGTCGCTGAACGCCGAGGGCTGGCAGCAGGAGCGTTACCCGCTGGTGGACCCGGACGGGCTGCCGATCAGCCTGCTCCGCGACGGTGAGACCCCGGCGACCGTCACGCTGACGCTGCCCGGCAACCGCGAGCTGCACGCGCAGATCTGGGTCGCCCAGGTCGGCCGCGTGCCGCTGCTGATGCTCGACTCCGACATCGAGGAGAACGAGCCGTCCGAGCGCGAGGTGACCGACCGGCTGTACGGCGGTTCGACCGAGCACCGGCTGCTCCAGGAGCTGCTGCTCGGCGTCGGCGGTGTCCGCGCGGTGCGTACGTACTGCCGGATCACCGGTCACGCCGCGCCCGAGGTGTTCCACACCAACGAGGGCCACGCCGGCTTCCTCGGCGTCGAGCGGATCCGCGAGCTGTCGGTCGAGAAGGGCCTCGACTTCGACACCGCGCTCGAGGTGAACCGCGGCGGCACCGTCTTCACCACGCACACCCCGGTGCCGGCCGGTATCGACCGGTTCCCGGTCGAGCTGATCCAGCAGCACTTCTCGCCGGACGTGTTCGGTCCGGGCGTCCCGGTCGAGCGGATCCTCGAGCTCGGCGCCGAGGACTTCGAGGGCGGCGACCCGGCGCTGTTCAACATGGCGATCATGGGGCTGCGGCTGGCCCAGCGCGCCAACGGTGTGTCGAAGCTGCACGGCGTGGTCAGCCGCGGGATGTTCGCGGGGCTGTGGCCGAGCTTCGACCCGATCGACGTACCGATCACCTCGATCACCAACGGCGTACACGCGCCGACGTGGGTCGCGCGCGAGATCCACGACCTGACCTACGCGAACTACACGACCGAGGGCGACGAGGTGTTCGAGGGTCTGGACAAGACCACCGACGCGCAGATCTGGGAGACCAAGCGGCTGCTCCGCCAGCGGTTCATCGACGACACCCGCGCGCGGGTGCGGCAGTCCTGGCTGAACCGGGGCGCCAGCGAGGCCGAGCTCGGTTGGGTCGACTCGATCCTCGACCCCGGCATCCTGACGATGGGCTTCGCGCGGCGCGTCCCGTCGTACAAGCGGCTGACGCTGATGCTGCGCGACCCGGCCCGGCTGAAGGCGCTGCTGCTGCACCCGCAGCGGCCGGTGCAGATCGTCATCGCCGGCAAGGCGCACCCGCACGACGAGGGCGGCAAGAAGCTCATCCAGGAGATGGTCCGCTTCGCCGACGACCCGGAGGTGCGGCACCGGATCGTGTTCGTACCGGACTACGACATCGCGCTCGCGCAGCCGATGTACCCGGGCTGCGACGTGTGGCTGAACAACCCGCTGCGTCCGTACGAGGCCTGCGGTACGTCGGGCATGAAGGCGGCGCTGAACGGCGCGCTCAACCTGTCCATCCGGGACGGCTGGTGGGACGAGTGGTACGACGACGAGTTCGGCTGGGCGATCCCGTCCGCCGAGGGGATCGAGGACACCGAGCGCCGCGACGACCTCGAGGCGCACGCGCTGTACGACATCATCGAGAAGCAGGTCGCGCCGCGGTTCTACGACGGTGAGGTCCCGGGCCGCTGGATCGAGATGCTCCGGCACACGATCAAGGAGCTCGGCCCGAAGGTGCTCGCGACCCGGATGGTCCGCGACTACGTCGAGCAGCTGTACGTACCGGCCGCGCAGTCCTCGCGTGCGTTGAACTCGACGTACGACGGTGCGCGTGAGCTGGCCGCCTGGAAGCAGAAGGTCCGCGCCGCGTGGCCGGAGATCCGGGTCGACCACGTGGAGCTGCAGGGTCTCGGCGACGTACCGCAGCTCGGTACGACGGTCGGGATCCGGGCGTTCGCCGCCCTCGGTGGTCTCGAGCCGTCGGACATCTGTGTCGAGGTCCTGCACGGTCGCGTCGACGCCAACGACGAGATCACCGATCCGGTCCGCGCCACGCTGTCGCTGGCCGAGACGTACGAGGGCAACCGGCACCGCTACGAGGGCGAGCTGAAGCTGGACCGCACCGGTCCGTTCGGTTACACGGTCCGCGTCGTCCCGAACCACAAGGGCCTCGCCTCCGCCGCCGAACTCGGCCTCGCCGCCGGCCCGTCCGACCCCGACGACCCCACCACCCCCGACCTCCCCGCCGGCTCGGAGTTCTGGTCCAACACCATCTGA